A window of Gudongella oleilytica genomic DNA:
AGCAAAGCAATTGGAATCTTATGAAACAAATCTTTATAAAAGCATGGCTTCAAAACCAAGTCAATCATTTTTAGTACATGATGGTTCAATTATTACCAATAGGGAGTCAATAGATTTAAACACATTATTCGAAGAGGCTGAGGCATATATAGAAGAGTATGCTAATAATTTTGAGGGTGAGTAACAATGACTTCCACATTATTACTAAGATTATCAGGACCTATGCAGTCTTGGGGCACTAGCTCTAATTTTGAAACTAGAAGAACTGACAGGATTCCCAGTAAATCAGGAATAGTTGGCATGATAGGAGCAGCCTTAGGCATGACAAGAGGAGATGATTTTCGAAGTCTATCTGAAAAATTAAGAGTAGGCTTTAGGGTGGACAGACCCGGCAAACTATTACTTGATTTTCATACCGTACAACCCATAGATTTAAATGGGAAGCTAACATATAGGGAATATCTATGTGACGCAGTTTTTCTTGCAGGAATTGAATCAGACGATACTACAATCTTTGAGATATCTAAAGCAATAAACAACCCTTTTTATCCCATTTATTTAGGCAGAAGATCATGTCCTCCTGACAAACCAGTATTTTATGCTATAAAGGTAAATGCAGAATTAGAGGATTCTCTGATAGATGAAATGCCATTGGTCGAAGATACAGGAAGTTTTGGCTCATTACCTATTTATTACGAACCTAAGAATATTGATCCATCTACCCGGTTTGTAAGAGATGAGGTAGTATCTTTTGATATGTCTTATAGGCACCATAGAAACAGACCAGCAAAAATGATAAACAAGGCTCTATACATTGACCATGATCCCATGGCTGAGTTGTATATGTCAGAACAAGAATCAGGTGGTGAAAAAAATGTACATGACTCAGATTGAGCTGGACATAAGTAAAAGAAAAACCAAAGAAACATTTACAAATCCTAACTTGATCCATGGAATGGTTGAAGGAAGTTTTGATGCCAAAGAAAGAATATTATGGAGGGTTGACCAAAGAAGCAATAAGTACTATTTGATATTAATAAGCAACTCGGAGGGAGACTTTTCCAGATTGATTCAAGAAATAGGATTTGAAGATGATGAAAATAGCATACAACATAAAGATTATGAGCAATTTTTAGCGAACTTAACAAATGAACAAGTGTGGAGATTTAAGCTTAAGGCCAATACCATAAAGAGCTTAAGTCATGGGAAAGGCAGTAGAAGCAAAATTGTTCCTCTATTAAAACCGGAGGATCAGTTAGAGTGGTTATACAATAGGGAGGGAAAATTCGGTGTAAACTTTGACAAAAACGCAACTATAGTCACATCGACTTATTGGGAAAAATTTATGAAGCAAAATAAACATAGAATAACTTACAAAATTGCTGTTTTTGAAGGGATACTCACAATTACAAATATAGAAAAGTTCAGGCAGGTAATGAAGGAAGGTATTGGGAGACAAAAAGCTTATGGATGTGGACTATTAACACTAGTTAGGGTGATGTAAATGTCTATTAATTTTGGATTGGAGAAACCAAAGAAGCAGTTACTACCAAGGGTTAGGGACAGGATTAGCTTTTTATATTTAGAACACTGTAAAATTAACAGACAAGACGGAGCAATTTCCTGTCAAGATGAAAAGGGGACAGTGTTGGTACCTGCAGCCACAATCAGTGTTTTGCTTTTAGGGCCAGGAACATCAGTTGCTCATAGGGCAGTAGAATTAATATCAGCCGTAGGTGCTAGTATAGTATGGATAGGTGAGGAAGGTGTTAGATATTATGCTAATGGAGAAGGATTAACTACATCTTCCAATTTAATAATGAAGCAGGCAAAACTTATAAGTAATGAGCGTTCAAGACTTTCGGTTGCAAGGAATATGTACCAAATGAGGTTTCCAAATGAAATAGTAGAAGGCTTAACAATGCAACAGTTAAGGGGTCGTGAAGGAAGCAGGATTAGAAAAACCTATAGAGAATGGTCAAGAATAACTGGAGTGCCTTGGGATAAAAGAACCTATGATCCTGAAAACTATGAAACAGGTACTCCGATAAATCAAGCTCTTTCAGCGGGTCATGCATGCCTTTACGGTTTATGCCATTCAGTTATTGTAGCCTTGGGTTGTTCTCCAAGTTTGGGGTTTATCCATACAGGACATACTCGGGCTTTTGTGTATGACATTGCGGATATTTACAAAGCAGAGGTCACAATCCCAATTGCCTTTCAAGTCGCAGCAGAAGAACCGGATGATATTGGAGCTGAAGTGAGGCATAGGTGTAGAGATTATTTTCATAATAATAAATTAATAGAGCAAATTGTTAAAGATATTAAAATTCTACTTGATGAAGAGGAATGTGAAATCGAAGTAGAAACATCATACCTTTGGGACAAAGATCATCTCTTAAAACATGGAGTTTCTTATAGGCTCAATGACGAGGATAAGTGAGGTGCTGTAAATGATTGTAATTACAGTTACTAATTGCCCTAGATCATTAAGGGGGGATTTGACCTTATGGCTTCAAGAAATCGATACTGGAGTTTTTGTAGGTAGAGTAAGCGCCAGAGTTAGAGAAGAACTGTGGGCAAGAGTAAATGAAAATATTATTAATGGATCAGCAACTTTAACATTTGGAACAAACAATGAACAAGGGTATACTTTTACAACCTTAAATACCAATAGAAAGGTTTTGACACATGGAGGAGTTACTCTGGTACAAATACCAAGAGATGATGAAAGGGAAATTGTTTCAAAGAACAAAGGTTATTCTAAAGCATCTAAGATGATGAAGGCAAAAAATTCTTCAAAATATAAAAAAGGGGTTAACCTACCTGATGAATATGTAATCTTGGATATAGAAACCACAGGAACCAATAAAAACCAGGATGAAATAATCGAGATTGGTGCCTTGTTTGTTTCAAAAAATATTGTAATCGATACATTCAATGCTTATACAAAGATTAAGGGTAAAATCCCAGATAAAATAAGTGAAATGACTGGAATCGACTATAGTGTCATTAAATCTAAGGGAGTGGATTTAGTAGTAGCCTTAAAAGATATAAAAGAATTTATTGGGAATAAACCAATTGTTGGACATAAGATAATCTTTGATGTTGATTTTTTAAACAAAGCATTTACTGCAAATAATATGGGGACTATAAGTAATTTTTATATAGACACCTCTGCTTTGGTGAGAAAGATCGAACCAAAATTATCGTCATATACTTTGGAGTTTTTAGCTAGATATTATGAAATAAATGTTGAAAAATTTCATAGAGGGCTTTGTGATTGTTATACAACATTTGATCTAATCCAAAAGTTAAATGAAAAAGAACAAAATTAATTTTAAAATGGCTTATTATGAGGATCTATTTACTGTGTTCCCCGCACACGCGGGGGTGATCCCTCTAAAGTAGTCTCCTCAGCTGCTGGATCCACGTGTTCCCCGCACACGCGGGGGTGATCCTTCCTTATGTGCGTCTGGATCCTTCTTTACTTCGTGTTCCCCGCACACGCGGGGGTGATCCTATTACGAGATGGAGTAGTTATAGGGGAGGTCAGTGTTCCCCGCACACGCGGGGGTGATCCTGGGTAATGCATAGAGATCTTGAGAAGCAGCTTGTGTTCCCCGCACACGCGGGGGTGATCCTGCTCAATAATCAGAAATTCGACATGAAAAAGTGTGTTCCCCGCACACGCGGGGGTGATCCTATGCTTAAGAGACACAGCGCCTACAAGACGGTGTGTTCCCCGCACACGCGGGGGTGATCCTGGCAAATGATGTTAAATTGTCAATCAAAAATGGTGTTCCCCGCACACGCGGGGGTGATCCTATCTGGTAAGTAAAGCTGAGTCTGATTCGGCTGTGTTCCCCGCACACGCGGGGGTGATCCTGTGCCGATAACCTCCATGCTAATCATTGGTTCGTGTTCCCCGCACACGCGGGGGTGATCCTAAGATTTTTCTATCCTCGTAATTAACAGTTAAGTGTTCCCCGCACACGCGGGGGTGATCCTAATGCTTCATTTGAGACTAATTCCTTATTACGGTGTTCCCCGCACACGCGGGGGTGATCCTGGATGATGGAATGGTTCAAATTATACTGGCGAGTGTTCCCCGCACACGCGGGGGTGATCCCGGACATAGCGTGTCCGGTCGGGTTGCAAAAACGTGTTCCCCGCACACGCGGGGGTGATCCATGGATATAATGATCTTTATACCGCCATTTGGGAGTGTTCCCCGCACACGCGGGGGTGATCCTTAAGTACGCCAATCTATATATCGGGTTTTAGGGTGTTCCCCGCACACGCGGGGGTGATCCTCGTGTACTGCAGGTGAGCAGCTCTCAGATCAGGTGTTCCCCGCACACGCGGGGGTGATCCTATCCCAAGAGCGCAGCTTGTTATTGCAGACATGTGTTCCCCGCACACGCGGGGGTGATCCTTAAGAAAAGGGCTCGAGGCGGCAGGGGAAAAGGTGTTCCCCGCACACGCGGGGGTGATCCTGGACAATATCATATCAAGCCTTGCAAATGATGGTGTTCCCCGCACACGCGGGGGTGATCCTGCATTGGACGGAGCGTAGCCGTTCGAGTTCTCGTGTTCCCCGCACACGCGGGGGTGATCCTAGCCATTTATCGAGGTTATATCGACCTCTTGAGTGTTCCCCGCACACGCGGGGGTGATCCTATATCTTCCAGGATAATATTCATGCCTTTCAAGTGTTCCCCGCACACGCGGGGGTGATCCTGCGTTTGAAATGTGGTCCTCATGGGCTGAGAAGTGTTCCCCGCACACGCGGGGGTGATCCTGTTAATGCGCTACTGAGAGGCGACATATCCGCGTGTTCCCCGCACACGCGGGGGTGATCCTAATAATTCCTGGGATCCCTGTCGCAAAAGGCAGTGTTCCCCGCACACGCGGGGGTGATCCTGGGTTGGCTGTTATTATAGGGAAGAGAGTGTTGTGTTCCCCGCACACGCGGGGGTGATCCTGAGATACTATGTAGCGTACATTGACGAAGAAGGTGTTCCCCGCACACGCGGGGGTGATCCTAATGCAAACATTGGGTTAGCTCCTGTTGTCAAGTGTTCCCCGCACACGCGGGGGTGATCCTAGGCTCTATCCTCAAACTGTGTGACTGCCATTGTGTTCCCCGCACACGCGGGGGTGATCCTTTAGTTTTATTGTCGTACTGACTATTCTTGCTGTGTTCCCCGCACACGCGGGGGTGATCCTATCTTGCAGATCCTTTTCATGTTCTTAATTCTGTGTTCCCCGCACACGCGGGGGTGATCCTGAGGAGTACATAAGCTATGAGTGCAAGAGCTGGTGTTCCCCGCACACGCGGGGGTGATCCTAAGTTGAGGTACACTCTTGTTTTTTTTCGTGAGTGTTCCCCGCACACGCGGGGGTGATCCTTTGTAGCTGACTATCTAAGTACAACAAACGAGGTGTTCCCCGCACACGCGGGGGTGATCCTGATGATGAGGCTGAATGGCTGATTGACAAGGTGTGTTCCCCGCACACGCGGGGGTGATCCTCAGATTACCGCTTATTGGTCGAAAGGGGAGTGGTGTTCCCCGCACACGCGGGGGTGATCCTGATTCATCATCATATCTATCTTCGAGAATCCCGTGTTCCCCGCACACGCGGGGGTGATCCTGTAATCCTGTACCTGGCCTATAAATAAAAGTGGTGTTCCCCGCACACGCGGGGGTGATCCTGGGGCATATTTACTCTTAAAGAACGGGTTATCGTGTTCCCCGCACACGCGGGGGTGATCCCAAAGTACAAGTAAGATTTGGAAAAGGTGATGTGTGTTCCCCGCACACGCGGGGGTGATCCTAGTAGAATCAGTGATTATGGATTTCAAGAAATGTGTTCCCCGCACACGCGGGGGTGATCCTCTTGTCCTGGCTTGTCCCATAGCCGGCGCCGCGTGTTCCCCGCACACGCGGGGGTGATCCTATAGGTTGCATAAGGCATACCTATAGCATCTGGTGTTCCCCGCACACGCGGGGGTGATCCATGGACAATGAAAAGAAATCGCCTGGACAATATTGTGTTCCCCGCACACGCGGGGGTGATCCTTTCAGATGAGCTTTGACACTTAAAACTGTAGCGTGTTCCCCGCACACGCGGGGGTGATCCTACCTGATATAATATAATTATTTAATTTATATAGTGTTCCCCGCACACGCGGGGGTGATCCGGCGTCGAGCGCTGGAACAAATCTGATCAATGGGTGTTCCCCGCACACGCGGGGGTGATCCTGCGCGTCAGCGAAGCGAAGGAAGGGCTGTGACGTGTTCCCCGCACACGCGGGGGTGATCCTATCGTAATCCTGGCGACGCTGAACTTCTTCGAGTGTTCCCCGCACACGCGGGGGTGATCCTTATTCGCTGCTAAGCAATACAGCCTCGGTCGAGTGTTCCCCGCACACGCGGGGGTGATCCTGCTTATGGGATTTCCTTCTGCATTTTTAAGCAGTGTTCCCCGCACACGCGGGGGTGATCCTAGCCCTTTAGTAAATTATACAAAGATTTCACCGTGTTCCCCGCACACGCGGGGGTGATCCTGAGATTACTAAGAGCAGATGAAATTGAATGTAGTGTTCCCCGCACACGCGGGGGTGATCCTACTCGCAAATCCTATACTTTACTTCATCTCGCGTGTTCCCCGCACACGCGGGGGTGATCCGTAGTGAGCTGATGCCCCTCTGTGGACTGCCTTGTGTTCCCCGCACACGCGGGGGTGATCCTGATTAATGATATGAACATACCAGAG
This region includes:
- the cas5e gene encoding type I-E CRISPR-associated protein Cas5/CasD, translated to MTSTLLLRLSGPMQSWGTSSNFETRRTDRIPSKSGIVGMIGAALGMTRGDDFRSLSEKLRVGFRVDRPGKLLLDFHTVQPIDLNGKLTYREYLCDAVFLAGIESDDTTIFEISKAINNPFYPIYLGRRSCPPDKPVFYAIKVNAELEDSLIDEMPLVEDTGSFGSLPIYYEPKNIDPSTRFVRDEVVSFDMSYRHHRNRPAKMINKALYIDHDPMAELYMSEQESGGEKNVHDSD
- the cas6e gene encoding type I-E CRISPR-associated protein Cas6/Cse3/CasE — protein: MYMTQIELDISKRKTKETFTNPNLIHGMVEGSFDAKERILWRVDQRSNKYYLILISNSEGDFSRLIQEIGFEDDENSIQHKDYEQFLANLTNEQVWRFKLKANTIKSLSHGKGSRSKIVPLLKPEDQLEWLYNREGKFGVNFDKNATIVTSTYWEKFMKQNKHRITYKIAVFEGILTITNIEKFRQVMKEGIGRQKAYGCGLLTLVRVM
- the cas2e gene encoding type I-E CRISPR-associated endoribonuclease Cas2e gives rise to the protein MIVITVTNCPRSLRGDLTLWLQEIDTGVFVGRVSARVREELWARVNENIINGSATLTFGTNNEQGYTFTTLNTNRKVLTHGGVTLVQIPRDDEREIVSKNKGYSKASKMMKAKNSSKYKKGVNLPDEYVILDIETTGTNKNQDEIIEIGALFVSKNIVIDTFNAYTKIKGKIPDKISEMTGIDYSVIKSKGVDLVVALKDIKEFIGNKPIVGHKIIFDVDFLNKAFTANNMGTISNFYIDTSALVRKIEPKLSSYTLEFLARYYEINVEKFHRGLCDCYTTFDLIQKLNEKEQN
- the cas1e gene encoding type I-E CRISPR-associated endonuclease Cas1e — translated: MSINFGLEKPKKQLLPRVRDRISFLYLEHCKINRQDGAISCQDEKGTVLVPAATISVLLLGPGTSVAHRAVELISAVGASIVWIGEEGVRYYANGEGLTTSSNLIMKQAKLISNERSRLSVARNMYQMRFPNEIVEGLTMQQLRGREGSRIRKTYREWSRITGVPWDKRTYDPENYETGTPINQALSAGHACLYGLCHSVIVALGCSPSLGFIHTGHTRAFVYDIADIYKAEVTIPIAFQVAAEEPDDIGAEVRHRCRDYFHNNKLIEQIVKDIKILLDEEECEIEVETSYLWDKDHLLKHGVSYRLNDEDK